Proteins found in one Desulfobacterales bacterium genomic segment:
- a CDS encoding FAD-dependent oxidoreductase, whose protein sequence is MGASKSNTSGSVMVVGAGIAGMQSALDLAESGYYVYLVEKSTAIGGLMAQLDKTFPTNDCTMUIISPKLVEVGRHLNIELITNAELINLKGEEGRFTATVQQNPRFIDLSKCTSCGDCAKVCPVELPNEFDRGLSVRKAAFKQYAQAIPGAYAIEKKDNAPCRLACPAGLNVQGYVQMVKQGKYQEALEIIMEELPLPGVLGRICPHGCEDACRRCEVDAPVAIRDLKRLAADRFDPRDIKIDCLPPRQEKVAIIGSGPAGLSAAYHLARKGVLSTIFEALPKAGGMLRVGIPEHRLPRKVLDQEIELITNLGVEIKTDTPLGPDMSVDDLLNKGFQAVYLALGAHKGIELGIPGEEADGVQQGVEFLRELNLTGATKVGKKVAIIGGGNVAIDVSRSAVRLGAEEVYIIYRRTRTEMPAWEEEIQAAEAEGAVITYLSAPQEILVQDNKVKGLRCIRMELTEPDSSGRKRPIPIPGSEYDIELDQIIPAIGQRPDISTLENVADLKISRWGTTEVNPVTYATDRKGVFAGGDLQTGPWVAIGAIAAGREAAESIVRFLDGKDMAQGREAAATENPVYRPVPEDMPRQTRAKMPELPVAQRAGNFSEVEQGYDEAGGQAEAQRCLNCGYCSECYQCVEACLANAVVHEEEAVQRHIQVGSVIVSSGADPFDPTVFEEFYHYKKNPNVMTSLEFERILSASGPTMGHLARPSDQKDPEKIAWLQCVGSRDTNGCGNGYCSSVCCMYAIKEAMVAKEHAHGKLDCAIFNMDIRSFGKDYEKYYLRAKEKDGVRFVQSRINKITEIPETGDLTVWYIDDSGLAQNETFDMVVLSVGLQVPKSAVDLAKRLAIDLTPYNFIATEPFAPVSTSRPGVYTCGIFQGPKDIPESVTQASAAASAAGSALAEARGTDTKTVERPQKIDVALEDPRIGVFVCNCGVNIAGVVDVNDVEAYAKTLPDVAYVTQNLFTCSQDSQEKMKALIKEHRLNRIVVAACTPKTHEVIFMETMEACGINKYLFEMANIRNQDAWVHSDAPELATEKAKGLVHMAVARASKLKQLEEKVIPVNKQALVIGGGIAGMNAALDLSRQGFKVVLTEKESDLGGMARRLYHTIDGGDIQLYLKALTEQVRSAQNIEVITDARITAFGGYKGNFSTELSIGPEKEKRSVGHGVIIVATGANEYTPKEFEYGKDKRVVTQVELGEMLHKKEMTDISSVVMIQCVGSRNEENPNCSRICCQSAVKNALEIKTLNPEAQVYVLYRDIRTYGMVEESYTEARKKGVVFIRFEVDSPPQVEATPAGLQVTVRDEILRRNIALPADLLALSAGVSAADTAELSGVMKLGRNPEGFFIEAHVKLRPVDMPGDGIFLCGTAHGPKLISETISQSLAAASRAITFLSKPEIKLSAITAKVDLDHCVKCLTCVRSCPFDVPVFNEKERAIEIDEALCHGCGVCACVCPRQTIDLSYYEDDQIMSKIDALLAENK, encoded by the coding sequence ATGGGAGCGTCAAAATCAAATACGAGCGGATCCGTAATGGTTGTGGGAGCCGGTATTGCCGGCATGCAATCCGCACTGGATCTGGCAGAATCAGGATACTATGTTTATCTGGTGGAAAAATCAACCGCCATCGGCGGACTGATGGCCCAGCTGGATAAAACTTTCCCCACCAATGACTGTACCATGTGAATTATTTCACCCAAACTGGTCGAGGTCGGCCGGCATCTGAACATCGAACTGATCACCAATGCGGAACTGATTAATCTCAAGGGTGAAGAAGGTCGCTTTACCGCTACCGTGCAGCAAAACCCGCGTTTCATCGACCTTTCCAAATGCACCAGCTGCGGCGATTGCGCCAAGGTCTGCCCCGTCGAACTTCCCAACGAATTCGACCGGGGCCTGTCCGTCCGCAAAGCCGCCTTTAAACAGTATGCCCAGGCCATCCCCGGCGCCTATGCCATTGAAAAAAAGGATAACGCCCCGTGCCGCCTGGCATGCCCGGCCGGACTGAACGTCCAGGGCTATGTCCAGATGGTCAAACAGGGAAAGTATCAGGAAGCCCTGGAAATCATCATGGAAGAGCTTCCCCTTCCGGGAGTTCTGGGGCGCATATGCCCCCACGGCTGCGAAGACGCCTGCCGCCGCTGTGAGGTGGATGCGCCGGTGGCGATCCGGGATCTGAAGCGGCTGGCGGCGGATAGGTTCGACCCCCGCGATATTAAAATTGACTGCCTGCCGCCCCGGCAGGAGAAGGTGGCCATCATCGGTTCCGGTCCTGCCGGACTTTCAGCAGCCTATCACCTGGCGCGCAAAGGGGTTTTGTCCACCATCTTCGAGGCCCTTCCCAAGGCCGGCGGCATGCTGCGGGTGGGAATACCCGAACATCGCCTCCCCCGCAAAGTCCTGGATCAGGAAATCGAACTGATTACCAACCTCGGCGTTGAAATCAAAACAGACACACCCCTGGGCCCGGACATGTCCGTGGACGACCTGCTCAACAAGGGGTTTCAGGCGGTTTATCTGGCCCTTGGCGCCCACAAGGGAATCGAACTGGGCATTCCCGGAGAAGAGGCCGATGGGGTTCAGCAGGGCGTCGAGTTTTTAAGAGAGTTGAATCTGACCGGCGCCACCAAGGTTGGAAAGAAAGTGGCGATCATCGGCGGCGGCAACGTTGCCATCGACGTCTCCCGCTCGGCCGTTCGTCTGGGCGCAGAAGAAGTCTACATCATTTACCGCCGCACCCGTACGGAAATGCCGGCCTGGGAGGAAGAAATCCAGGCTGCCGAAGCCGAAGGCGCCGTCATCACGTATTTATCCGCCCCCCAGGAAATTCTGGTGCAGGACAACAAAGTGAAGGGGCTTCGCTGCATCCGCATGGAATTGACCGAACCGGATTCTTCCGGCCGCAAAAGACCCATACCCATACCCGGCAGCGAATATGACATCGAGCTCGACCAGATTATCCCGGCCATCGGTCAACGGCCGGATATTTCCACCCTCGAAAATGTCGCCGATCTTAAAATTTCCCGCTGGGGCACCACCGAGGTGAACCCGGTTACCTATGCTACCGATCGCAAGGGCGTATTTGCCGGCGGGGACCTGCAGACCGGCCCCTGGGTCGCCATCGGCGCCATTGCCGCCGGCCGCGAGGCTGCTGAATCCATTGTCCGCTTTCTGGACGGCAAGGATATGGCCCAGGGCCGTGAAGCCGCCGCCACAGAAAACCCGGTTTACCGGCCGGTACCGGAAGACATGCCCCGGCAGACCCGGGCAAAAATGCCGGAGCTCCCGGTTGCCCAGCGCGCCGGCAACTTCAGTGAAGTCGAGCAGGGGTACGATGAGGCCGGCGGTCAGGCCGAGGCCCAGCGCTGCCTCAATTGCGGCTACTGCTCGGAATGCTACCAGTGCGTCGAGGCCTGTCTGGCAAATGCCGTGGTCCATGAAGAGGAGGCCGTCCAGCGGCATATTCAGGTGGGATCGGTTATCGTCAGTTCCGGCGCCGACCCCTTTGATCCCACTGTGTTTGAAGAATTCTATCATTATAAAAAGAACCCCAACGTCATGACCAGCCTGGAGTTTGAGCGCATCTTGAGCGCATCCGGTCCCACCATGGGGCACTTGGCGCGGCCGTCGGACCAAAAAGACCCTGAAAAGATCGCCTGGCTCCAGTGCGTGGGCTCCCGGGATACCAACGGGTGCGGCAACGGCTACTGTTCCTCGGTCTGCTGCATGTACGCCATCAAAGAGGCCATGGTCGCCAAGGAACACGCCCACGGCAAGCTGGACTGCGCTATTTTCAACATGGATATCCGCTCATTCGGCAAGGATTATGAAAAATATTATCTCCGGGCCAAGGAAAAGGACGGCGTCCGTTTTGTCCAATCCCGCATTAACAAAATTACCGAAATCCCTGAAACCGGCGATTTAACCGTCTGGTATATCGACGACAGCGGCCTGGCGCAAAACGAAACCTTTGATATGGTCGTCTTGTCGGTGGGTTTGCAGGTCCCGAAATCCGCGGTGGATCTCGCCAAGCGCCTGGCGATCGATCTGACGCCTTACAATTTTATCGCCACCGAACCTTTTGCGCCGGTTTCCACCTCACGCCCCGGCGTTTACACCTGCGGCATTTTCCAGGGCCCCAAAGACATTCCGGAATCCGTCACCCAGGCCAGTGCAGCCGCCAGCGCTGCCGGGTCCGCCCTGGCCGAGGCCAGGGGCACCGACACCAAAACTGTTGAGCGCCCCCAAAAGATCGATGTGGCCCTGGAAGACCCCCGCATCGGCGTCTTTGTCTGTAACTGCGGCGTCAATATCGCCGGCGTCGTGGATGTCAATGACGTCGAGGCCTATGCCAAAACGCTCCCGGACGTGGCCTACGTGACCCAGAACCTGTTCACCTGTTCCCAGGACTCCCAGGAAAAAATGAAGGCGCTCATCAAAGAGCACCGCCTCAACCGGATTGTGGTGGCAGCCTGCACTCCCAAAACCCATGAAGTTATTTTCATGGAAACCATGGAAGCCTGCGGCATCAATAAATACCTTTTTGAAATGGCCAATATCCGCAATCAGGACGCTTGGGTCCATTCCGACGCCCCGGAATTGGCCACCGAAAAAGCCAAAGGGCTGGTGCACATGGCCGTGGCCAGGGCTTCGAAGCTCAAACAACTGGAAGAAAAAGTCATTCCGGTCAACAAGCAGGCCCTGGTCATCGGGGGCGGCATTGCCGGTATGAACGCCGCCCTGGACCTCAGCCGCCAGGGCTTTAAGGTGGTCTTGACTGAAAAAGAATCCGATCTGGGCGGAATGGCCCGGCGGCTTTACCATACCATCGACGGCGGCGATATACAGCTGTATCTCAAGGCCCTCACGGAACAGGTCCGGTCCGCCCAGAATATCGAAGTTATCACAGATGCCCGGATCACCGCCTTTGGCGGGTACAAAGGCAACTTTTCCACGGAGCTCAGCATCGGGCCTGAAAAGGAAAAACGCAGTGTGGGACACGGGGTCATTATCGTTGCCACCGGGGCCAATGAATACACGCCCAAGGAATTTGAATACGGCAAGGATAAGCGGGTGGTGACCCAGGTGGAGCTGGGTGAGATGCTCCATAAAAAGGAAATGACCGATATTTCCAGCGTGGTGATGATTCAGTGCGTCGGCTCCCGCAATGAAGAAAACCCCAACTGCTCCCGCATCTGCTGCCAGAGCGCCGTTAAAAACGCCCTGGAGATAAAAACCCTCAACCCCGAGGCCCAGGTCTATGTGCTCTACCGGGATATCCGCACCTACGGCATGGTCGAAGAGTCCTATACCGAAGCCCGCAAAAAAGGGGTTGTCTTCATCCGTTTTGAAGTCGATTCGCCGCCCCAGGTGGAAGCAACGCCAGCGGGCTTGCAAGTGACGGTCCGGGATGAAATCCTCCGGCGCAATATTGCGCTGCCGGCGGATCTCCTGGCGCTCAGTGCGGGGGTTAGCGCTGCGGACACCGCCGAACTGAGCGGCGTCATGAAACTGGGCCGCAATCCCGAAGGCTTTTTCATTGAAGCCCATGTCAAGCTGCGGCCGGTGGATATGCCCGGCGACGGTATTTTCCTGTGCGGCACGGCCCACGGCCCCAAATTAATCTCAGAAACCATTTCACAGTCCCTCGCAGCTGCTTCACGGGCCATCACCTTCCTGTCAAAGCCGGAAATCAAACTTTCGGCCATAACAGCCAAGGTCGATCTGGATCATTGCGTCAAATGCCTGACCTGCGTGCGCTCCTGTCCCTTTGACGTTCCGGTCTTTAATGAAAAAGAACGCGCCATCGAGATTGACGAAGCCCTTTGCCACGGCTGCGGCGTGTGCGCCTGTGTCTGCCCCCGGCAGACCATTGATTTGAGCTATTATGAAGATGATCAGATTATGAGTAAAATAGATGCGTTGTTGGCGGAGAATAAATAA